GGGCCGAGCGGACGAGATCCTCGACCGCGATCCACAAGGAGCGGACAGAGCAATCCCTCGCGCGAACGCAGACGCGCTCGCTCCCTGTGTAGCTCGCGCAGTTGCGGCGATCGAAGACGGGGCCATCCAGCGCGATGAGGGCATCCGCGAGGCTGATCTCGTCGGCGGGGCGCGCGAGCGTGTAGCCGCCGGTGCGGCCTCGCACGCTGGTCACGATCCCGGCAATCCTTAGCCGGCGCAGAAGCTTCGCCGTATTCGGGATCGGCATCCCCTCCCGCGCGGCGATTTCGGACAGCGTCAGTCCGCGACCGCCACCGTTGCCGCGCGCGAGTTGAATCAGGCACCTGAGCCCGTATTCCTCACCGGCAGTGACTTTCATTGGATCCTCCCGGTTACGCCCCTTGTCGCCGAGTCCATGTGCGCCCCTCTCCTAGCCGCAGTATGCGTAATCTTCACTATATAGTCAATAAATAGTTTCACGCGCCCCGCCGGCCCCTCGTCCTCAACGCATTGCCATGAAATCAAATACGGGGGGCCCTGGCCGTCCACCCAGGCAGGATTCCCTCGGACGC
This genomic window from Candidatus Eisenbacteria bacterium contains:
- a CDS encoding Rrf2 family transcriptional regulator; the protein is MKVTAGEEYGLRCLIQLARGNGGGRGLTLSEIAAREGMPIPNTAKLLRRLRIAGIVTSVRGRTGGYTLARPADEISLADALIALDGPVFDRRNCASYTGSERVCVRARDCSVRSLWIAVEDLVRSALGKVTVADLVTTEDAARQRLGSKWEGDAVLGVKGAREAEEA